A window of Juglans regia cultivar Chandler chromosome 7, Walnut 2.0, whole genome shotgun sequence contains these coding sequences:
- the LOC108990767 gene encoding MADS-box protein SOC1-like isoform X1 — protein sequence MCVCCHSESHFLLKGVEMVRGKTQMRRIENATSRQVTFSKRRNGLLKKAFELSVLCDAEVALIIFSPRGKLYEFASSSMQETIDRYRRHAKEIQINNKSVEQNMQHLRIEAASMMKKIELLEVSKRRLLGESLGSCSIEELQQIEHQLERSVNKVRARKTQVFKEQIEQLKEKEKALAEENARLSEKCGIQLPQTAINENREISAYEESTPSSDVETELFIGLRAKRLPPQN from the exons ATGTGTGTTTGCTGTCATAGTGagtctcattttcttctcaaagGTGTAGAGATGGTGAGAGGAAAGACTCAGATGAGGCGCATAGAGAACGCCACAAGCAGGCAAGTGACCTTCTCCAAGAGGCGAAATGGGCTGCTAAAGAAAGCGTTTGAGCTATCAGTGCTGTGTGATGCCGAGGTTGCACTCATAATTTTCTCTCCCAGGGGCAAGCTCTATGAATTTGCAAGTTCCAG CATGCAGGAGACGATAGATCGCTATCGGAGGCATGCAAAAGAGattcaaattaacaataaatCTGTTGAACAAAACATGCAG CACTTGAGGATTGAAGCAGCAAGCATGATGAAGAAGATTGAGCTTCTTGAAGTTTCGAAACG GAGACTTCTGGGAGAAAGCTTGGGATCATGCTCTATTGAAGAGCTACAACAGATAGAACATCAGTTGGAGAGGAGCGTAAACAAAGTCAGAGCAAGAAAG ACTCAGGTTTTCAAGGAACAAATCGAGCAACTAAAAGAGAAG GAGAAAGCTCTAGCAGAGGAAAACGCAAGGCTATCCGAGAAG TGCGGTATTCAATTACCACAGACAGCAATAAATGAGAATAGAGAAATTTCTGCTTACGAAGAAAGTACTCCGAGTTCAGATGTGGAGACAGAATTGTTCATTGGACTGAGAGCAAAGCGCCTCCCCCCACAGAATTGA
- the LOC108990767 gene encoding MADS-box protein SOC1-like isoform X2 — protein sequence MVRGKTQMRRIENATSRQVTFSKRRNGLLKKAFELSVLCDAEVALIIFSPRGKLYEFASSSMQETIDRYRRHAKEIQINNKSVEQNMQHLRIEAASMMKKIELLEVSKRRLLGESLGSCSIEELQQIEHQLERSVNKVRARKTQVFKEQIEQLKEKEKALAEENARLSEKCGIQLPQTAINENREISAYEESTPSSDVETELFIGLRAKRLPPQN from the exons ATGGTGAGAGGAAAGACTCAGATGAGGCGCATAGAGAACGCCACAAGCAGGCAAGTGACCTTCTCCAAGAGGCGAAATGGGCTGCTAAAGAAAGCGTTTGAGCTATCAGTGCTGTGTGATGCCGAGGTTGCACTCATAATTTTCTCTCCCAGGGGCAAGCTCTATGAATTTGCAAGTTCCAG CATGCAGGAGACGATAGATCGCTATCGGAGGCATGCAAAAGAGattcaaattaacaataaatCTGTTGAACAAAACATGCAG CACTTGAGGATTGAAGCAGCAAGCATGATGAAGAAGATTGAGCTTCTTGAAGTTTCGAAACG GAGACTTCTGGGAGAAAGCTTGGGATCATGCTCTATTGAAGAGCTACAACAGATAGAACATCAGTTGGAGAGGAGCGTAAACAAAGTCAGAGCAAGAAAG ACTCAGGTTTTCAAGGAACAAATCGAGCAACTAAAAGAGAAG GAGAAAGCTCTAGCAGAGGAAAACGCAAGGCTATCCGAGAAG TGCGGTATTCAATTACCACAGACAGCAATAAATGAGAATAGAGAAATTTCTGCTTACGAAGAAAGTACTCCGAGTTCAGATGTGGAGACAGAATTGTTCATTGGACTGAGAGCAAAGCGCCTCCCCCCACAGAATTGA